A window of Methylomonas sp. 11b genomic DNA:
AGCAAGCGTAAGCCTTGACGCTGCCGATAGCCAATCACCGGCATGATGTTTTGTGCCAAAAGATTGTTTGCTTGCGCTTCGTTCAACACTACTTCCGTAGCCGCCTGTAATACCTGCTCGCCGTCCAAATCGTAGCTAAACGCCGGCACATCGGCAAAAAAGAATTGCTCTGCTGTCGCTTCATCCTGAGCAGCTCTCAACAAAACCCTAGTCGCCAAAAAGGCCGGATTCCCCCATAGCAATTCATCGGTCTGCGGAACAGTGTCGCATTCTTCAAACGCAAAGGTTTCCAGCGGTTCGCGTTTGCTGCCGTAAGGCAAACGCATCAGCACACGCGGATAAACCAGAATTACGCTGTCTGCCGCGATTTCCTGACGATATGCCAACCAATCCGACGCGTTCTGCAAAGCCCCGACCACCAAACCGTTTCCAGCGGAGGCCAGAAAACCCGCTCCACATTTTGCAGCTAATTCGGCACAAAAACCCAGCAAAGCCTTGTCCTCCGCATTGTCGGAAAACACATAATCAGCCACGAACAATACGTCCTGCTCTCCGTCGCCTGTTTGCATATGTTGTTGCAAACGCTGGACCACACTATCGCTACCCTTTTCCAGCTCTGTCAGCAACTGGGCTTGGCTAATATCCAGTAAATAAATTTGTTGTGCGTCGGCGGCTTCTTCGTGCACCAAGCCATCTGTTGCTCGCCACAAGGCTTCCAGTGCTTGAAAGTCCTGCCGGTGCAATAAGGCTTTCACAAGCTGCGCCGTCGCGGTGTCGATCAAATCGATTAAAGCCCGATGCTGCGGGTTGGCGTCCTTGGCGACATGCGGTTCCACAATTTGTTTCAACAAACTATCCAAAGAGTCGGACGCAGCGACTGCGCCTTCCGGCTTTTTACCCAACAAACGCTCCAGCATATCGTCCTGGCTTTCCGTGGCAGGAGCAGGTGCGACCGGATCGACCACAGCTACCGCCGGAAAAAACGCCTGAATTTTTGCCGCCGCCTGTGCCGCGGTATTGGGATTGCCCAATTCGGACTTTAAGGTCCGCAAATCAGCCAGCAGCTTGATTTCCCCCAGCCAGGCATCGGGGTGAAAATCGTCCAGCGTCGGAAATTGCAAGCTGATACCGGGGCTGACTTCCAGCGTCGGCAGGATTTGCGCCATCACTTGCTCGAAGTTATCCACATCGATTTTGCGGATTTTACTTTGCTCCCAGGGTGCGGCGGCACCGGAAAAATTTCCGAACACATAAACCCGGTAGCTGCTATCCCCATTGCCCGCTCTAGCCGCATTTCCCGCGTTAAAACCCATCGTAAAATCAATTCTGCCTGACATGTTTTCTCCTCGCGCATTAAACGCTTTACCGTCAACAGTAGCAGAGCAAACCCGGTCCAACAAGCCAGCCAGTTTTTCCGGATAGCGGTATGCTTATAAGTGTCTGTCCAACAGGTGATAGCAATGAGCCACGCAAACCGTTTATCCGAACTGCGCCAGCGCATCCATCAGGCATTTACCCAAGCCGAGCCGCAAGCAATCTCCGGCCTAATCGCCAGGTTGGGAAATTACGATAGTCAGGCCATCGGCGTATCTTCGCAGGCATTGATAGAAGCGGTGCGCACTAAACACAAACAGCCGAGCATTTTCGAAGCTTTCTTGCATGAATACAGGCTGAGTAGCGATGAAGGCATCGTGTTGATGAGCATTGCCGAAGCCTTGTTGCGGATACCGGATAGCGCCACGCAAAACCTGTTCCTGCGTGACAAATTGGCAGATGCCGACTGGTATAGCCACTGGCTACACAGCGATTCAGTAGCGGTCAATCTGGCTAGCAGCGCGTTGTGGGTGAGCGGCAAAATGGAAGCGTTGATTCGGCAGCGGGTTTTCGCTAGCTTGTTAAGCCGGCTGGGCGAGCCGCTGATCCGCACAGCCATCAAGCAAGCCATGCAGCAAATGGCCGAGCATTTCGTCATCGCTGAAGATATAACAATGGCTATCGAACAAGCGAGCCGCAACCCTGCCTACCGCTATTCCTTCGATATGCTCGGCGAAGCGGCCTTGACCGAAGAGGATGCTGAGCGCTATTTCGCGGCCTATCGCCAG
This region includes:
- a CDS encoding type VI secretion system contractile sheath domain-containing protein — protein: MSGRIDFTMGFNAGNAARAGNGDSSYRVYVFGNFSGAAAPWEQSKIRKIDVDNFEQVMAQILPTLEVSPGISLQFPTLDDFHPDAWLGEIKLLADLRTLKSELGNPNTAAQAAAKIQAFFPAVAVVDPVAPAPATESQDDMLERLLGKKPEGAVAASDSLDSLLKQIVEPHVAKDANPQHRALIDLIDTATAQLVKALLHRQDFQALEALWRATDGLVHEEAADAQQIYLLDISQAQLLTELEKGSDSVVQRLQQHMQTGDGEQDVLFVADYVFSDNAEDKALLGFCAELAAKCGAGFLASAGNGLVVGALQNASDWLAYRQEIAADSVILVYPRVLMRLPYGSKREPLETFAFEECDTVPQTDELLWGNPAFLATRVLLRAAQDEATAEQFFFADVPAFSYDLDGEQVLQAATEVVLNEAQANNLLAQNIMPVIGYRQRQGLRLLGLETLS